Proteins from one Haloarchaeobius litoreus genomic window:
- a CDS encoding methyl-accepting chemotaxis protein yields MGLAVGAVGFVATGQITEEVETSVNDRLADQAEQEARNLQSWDERNLVITQTTATALEEPVGSNDRSAVESVLNERTTELQFQRGIRDMHWVSLQNDNVLATSHDPYNGSSIADIDTAWASALEGGGMGTVPENGAYYTVYQNHDDRTVVAYAYPVKGTSGSQVIVTAVDVNDYGRTIQNDEGQATMILTSNNDVAFANVSRVDSDGFIGSSFGSDESFAGQGTFTTSSPPEAVGAMVGGDYAGDEYAVSYAQVPNRDMVVTISSPTNEVYGFVNTVSDWGLYATIGGMAIIVVFGTVIGRNTAASIDRLTTKTEQMEEGTLNVDFETHRIDNIGRLYDGFASMRDALREQIQEARDAREEAELARAEAEQMNRHLERKADEYSGVMQQVSAGDMTQRMNAESDSEAMADIATEFNEMIGEMEETVGQLKNFANEVATSSEEVTASSEEVRSASEQVTESIQEISDGADRQNDSLQRVSQEMSGLSTTIEEIASSSNEVADLAERTAETGRDGREAAQDAIDRMAQLERESEQVTQQIEQLETEMEQIDELIDFISEIAEQTNMLALNANIEAARSGSSGEGFSVVAQEVKDLAEETKDAAEDIEQRLEHIQSTTQQTVEGVEGASDQISATTEAVEDTVDALDEIAGYAEDTNTGVQEISAATEEQAASTEEVVAMVDDAATISEETTSEAETVAAAAEEQTTALTEVSKSASDLANQASRLSEALDRFDTDVDAAMEFADGADLLADVEAEPEAAEPVGTEDSDAAEAVMELSDETDIEAVEEGDGDAGGLGSPATFDEDTQPDADAGTATFDDTGGFGEDDALAVDEDVDADGLELDDAVPSDEPTPDAAAQETDDAIADEPVDDATEPDTAVDEADAAMDAPDVELGEADDAEPEETGENDIQDFDPDIEFGDDEPNDAGIDEAAFDTSAAAPETDEPEVDGETAPEMEDEPAVGEEPPEPGTDDGFAAEPATEDDADVAADAEPVVEDETDVTADAETAVDDEPVETEPIVDEEIDKQLDEALGFDEGSFDDLEDEGDEEPETETKEVPGVENIDFGSETTEETPDEADATDESGTEETADEEAADDDDEDDAGNEDDMFSFAQTEPEDDE; encoded by the coding sequence ATGGGTCTGGCAGTCGGGGCGGTGGGGTTCGTCGCGACGGGTCAGATTACAGAGGAAGTGGAGACGAGCGTCAACGACAGGTTGGCCGACCAGGCAGAGCAGGAGGCACGGAACCTCCAGTCCTGGGACGAGCGTAACCTGGTGATCACACAGACGACCGCGACGGCACTGGAGGAACCAGTCGGGAGCAACGACCGGTCGGCCGTCGAGTCAGTCCTGAACGAACGGACGACTGAACTGCAGTTCCAGCGGGGTATCCGCGACATGCACTGGGTCAGCCTCCAGAACGACAACGTGCTCGCGACCTCGCACGACCCCTACAACGGCTCCTCGATCGCCGACATCGACACGGCGTGGGCGAGCGCACTGGAGGGTGGCGGCATGGGGACCGTCCCCGAGAACGGCGCGTACTACACCGTCTACCAGAACCACGACGACCGGACCGTCGTCGCCTACGCCTACCCGGTGAAGGGGACCAGTGGGTCGCAGGTCATCGTCACCGCGGTCGATGTCAACGACTACGGCCGCACCATCCAGAACGACGAGGGACAGGCGACGATGATCCTGACGAGCAACAACGACGTGGCCTTCGCGAACGTGAGCCGCGTCGACTCCGATGGCTTCATCGGGAGCTCCTTCGGCAGCGACGAATCGTTCGCCGGGCAGGGAACGTTCACCACGAGCAGCCCGCCCGAGGCGGTTGGTGCGATGGTCGGCGGCGACTACGCCGGCGACGAGTACGCAGTCAGCTACGCGCAGGTCCCCAACCGGGACATGGTGGTGACCATCAGTTCGCCGACGAACGAGGTGTACGGCTTCGTCAACACGGTGAGCGACTGGGGTCTGTACGCGACCATCGGTGGAATGGCCATCATCGTCGTGTTCGGAACCGTCATCGGCCGGAACACCGCGGCGTCCATCGACCGTCTGACCACGAAGACCGAGCAGATGGAGGAGGGGACGCTGAACGTCGACTTCGAGACGCACCGTATCGACAACATCGGTCGGCTGTACGACGGGTTCGCGTCCATGCGTGACGCCCTCCGTGAGCAGATTCAGGAGGCCCGCGACGCCCGCGAGGAGGCCGAACTCGCCCGTGCCGAGGCGGAGCAGATGAACCGGCACCTGGAGCGCAAGGCCGACGAGTACAGCGGCGTCATGCAGCAGGTCTCCGCCGGGGACATGACCCAGCGGATGAACGCCGAGTCCGACTCCGAGGCGATGGCCGACATCGCGACGGAGTTCAACGAGATGATCGGCGAGATGGAGGAGACCGTCGGTCAGCTCAAGAACTTCGCGAACGAGGTCGCCACCTCCTCCGAGGAGGTCACGGCCTCCAGCGAGGAGGTGCGCTCCGCGTCCGAGCAGGTCACGGAGTCCATCCAGGAGATTTCCGACGGTGCGGACCGGCAGAACGACAGCCTCCAGCGCGTCAGCCAGGAGATGTCCGGCCTGTCGACCACCATCGAGGAGATCGCGTCCTCGTCCAACGAGGTCGCCGACCTGGCCGAGCGGACCGCCGAGACGGGTCGCGACGGTCGCGAAGCCGCACAGGACGCGATCGACCGCATGGCACAGCTGGAGCGCGAGAGCGAGCAGGTCACCCAGCAGATCGAGCAGCTCGAGACGGAGATGGAGCAGATCGACGAGCTGATCGACTTCATCTCCGAGATCGCAGAGCAGACGAACATGCTCGCGCTGAACGCGAACATCGAGGCCGCACGCTCCGGCTCCTCCGGCGAGGGGTTCTCCGTCGTCGCACAGGAGGTCAAGGATCTGGCCGAGGAGACGAAGGACGCGGCCGAGGACATCGAGCAGCGTCTGGAGCACATCCAGTCGACCACCCAGCAGACGGTCGAGGGTGTCGAGGGTGCGTCCGACCAGATCTCCGCGACCACCGAGGCCGTCGAGGACACGGTGGACGCACTCGACGAGATTGCCGGCTACGCGGAGGACACCAACACCGGTGTCCAGGAGATCTCGGCAGCGACCGAGGAGCAGGCGGCCTCCACGGAGGAGGTCGTCGCGATGGTCGACGACGCGGCGACCATCTCCGAGGAGACCACCAGCGAAGCGGAGACGGTCGCGGCAGCCGCCGAGGAGCAGACCACCGCACTGACCGAGGTGTCCAAGAGCGCGAGCGACCTCGCAAACCAGGCGTCCCGGCTGAGCGAGGCCCTCGACCGCTTCGACACCGACGTCGACGCCGCGATGGAGTTCGCGGACGGGGCCGACCTGCTCGCCGACGTGGAGGCCGAGCCCGAGGCCGCCGAACCAGTCGGCACGGAGGACTCCGACGCTGCGGAGGCCGTGATGGAACTGTCGGACGAGACCGACATCGAGGCGGTGGAGGAGGGCGACGGCGACGCCGGCGGCCTGGGGTCACCCGCGACGTTCGACGAGGACACCCAGCCGGACGCAGACGCAGGGACGGCCACGTTCGACGACACCGGCGGCTTCGGCGAGGACGATGCCCTCGCGGTCGACGAGGACGTCGACGCGGACGGGCTGGAACTCGACGACGCGGTGCCAAGTGACGAGCCGACCCCCGACGCGGCGGCTCAGGAGACCGACGACGCCATCGCCGACGAGCCCGTCGACGACGCCACCGAACCGGACACGGCGGTCGACGAGGCGGACGCGGCGATGGATGCGCCGGACGTCGAACTCGGCGAGGCCGACGACGCGGAACCCGAGGAGACGGGCGAGAACGACATCCAGGACTTCGACCCCGACATCGAGTTCGGCGACGACGAACCGAACGACGCGGGTATCGACGAGGCGGCGTTCGACACGAGTGCCGCCGCGCCCGAGACCGACGAGCCCGAGGTCGACGGCGAGACGGCCCCGGAGATGGAGGACGAGCCCGCGGTCGGCGAGGAGCCGCCCGAACCCGGGACTGACGACGGGTTCGCGGCCGAACCGGCCACGGAGGACGACGCCGACGTGGCTGCGGACGCGGAGCCGGTCGTCGAAGACGAGACGGACGTGACTGCTGACGCGGAGACGGCCGTCGATGACGAGCCCGTCGAGACGGAGCCCATCGTCGACGAGGAGATCGACAAGCAGCTCGACGAGGCGCTCGGCTTCGACGAGGGCTCGTTCGATGACCTCGAAGACGAGGGTGACGAGGAGCCGGAGACCGAGACCAAGGAGGTCCCGGGTGTCGAGAACATCGACTTCGGTAGCGAGACGACCGAGGAGACGCCCGACGAAGCCGACGCGACGGACGAATCGGGCACGGAGGAGACGGCTGACGAGGAGGCGGCAGACGACGACGACGAGGACGACGCGGGCAACGAGGACGACATGTTCTCGTTCGCCCAGACCGAGCCCGAGGACGACGAGTAG